The Coffea arabica cultivar ET-39 chromosome 1e, Coffea Arabica ET-39 HiFi, whole genome shotgun sequence genome has a window encoding:
- the LOC140016503 gene encoding uncharacterized protein produces MSLAIKGYDVILGMDWLARYHAQLDWKMKLVELHIPDETTLKLDVRGRLASSALFSGIRVRKLLSSGAKGYLGFLINTPGDKVKLENVTVVKEFPDVFSKELETLPPEREIVFKIDVAPGMAPISKTPYRMAATELKELKLRLHIRKRLYQRK; encoded by the coding sequence ATGAGTTTagcaattaaggggtatgatgtgatacttgggatggattggttagctcgGTACCATGCTCAGTTGGATTGGAAGATGAAGCTAGTAGAGTTGCACATTCCTGATGAAACAACTTTGAAATTAGATGTGAGAGGTAGACTAGCATCGTCTGCTTTATTCTCAGGGATTCGAGTTAGGAAATTATTGAGTAGTGGAGCCAAAGGATATCTAGGCTTTCTTATCAATACACCTGGGGATAAGGTGAAATTGGAAAATGTGACAGTAGTAAAGGAGTTTCCCGACGTCTTTTCGAAGGAATTAGAGACGTTACCTCCGGAGAGGGAAATAGTGTTTAAGATTGATGTGGCTCCAGGGATGGCCCCTATCTCTAAGACACCTTACAGGATGGCTGCAActgaattaaaagaattgaaattgcGATTACATATTAGGAAGAGACTTTATCAGAGAAAGTGA